The genomic window GAACCGTGCTCCTCGTCAAAAGACCATGGGTACTAAAGGCGAAGTTCGCGAACTGCGTTTAGAGCTTCTTTTGTTGGCTGATGTTGGCATGCTTGGCTTGCCAAATGCGGGTAAATCTACTTTTATTCGCTCAGTCTCGGCTGCGAAACCAAAAGTGGCGGATTACCCATTTACGACTTTGATCCCAAGCTTGGGTGTGGTGAGTGTGGTTCCTGAAAAGAGCTTCGTGGTTGCCGATATTCCAGGTCTAATCGAAGGAGCGGCTGATGGCGCTGGTCTGGGTATTCGTTTCTTGAAGCACCTTGAACGTTGTCGTGTTCTTCTGCACATGATCGATATTTTGCCGATTGATGGTTCTGATCCTATTCAGAATGCACTGACGATCATTGACGAGCTTGAACAATACAGTGAAAAAGTGGCACAGAAACCTCGCTGGTTAGTGTTTAACAAAGTAGACCTAATGCCTGAAGAAGAAGCGGATGAAAAGATTCAAGAAATCGTCGAAGCTTTAGGTTGGGAAGGCGAGTACTTCAAGATCTCTGCTGTGAACAAAATCGGCACTAAAGATCTTTGCTTTAAACTGGGTGAGTTCATGGAGAACCTGCCTCGTGAAGTTGAAGTCATTGAAGAAGAAGAAAAAGTGAACTTCATGTGGGATGATTACCACAAAGATGCCATGAGTGGTAAGAATGTCGTTACTGAAGATGATGACGATTGGGATGACTGGGATGACGAAGAAGATGACGGACATGTTATTTATGTTCGTGACTAGCATCTTTTATAGACAATAGTTTGAACAATAAACATAATAAAAAGAG from Vibrio artabrorum includes these protein-coding regions:
- the cgtA gene encoding Obg family GTPase CgtA → MKFVDEASVKIEAGDGGNGTVSFWREKFVAKGGPDGGDGGDGGDVYIQADENLNTLIDYRFQRFYSAERGENGRGGNCTGKRGKDITLKVPVGTRAVDIHTNEIVAEVAEHGKKVMVGKGGWHGLGNTRFKSSVNRAPRQKTMGTKGEVRELRLELLLLADVGMLGLPNAGKSTFIRSVSAAKPKVADYPFTTLIPSLGVVSVVPEKSFVVADIPGLIEGAADGAGLGIRFLKHLERCRVLLHMIDILPIDGSDPIQNALTIIDELEQYSEKVAQKPRWLVFNKVDLMPEEEADEKIQEIVEALGWEGEYFKISAVNKIGTKDLCFKLGEFMENLPREVEVIEEEEKVNFMWDDYHKDAMSGKNVVTEDDDDWDDWDDEEDDGHVIYVRD